A region of the Anaerobiospirillum thomasii genome:
AGGCAGGTGTGAATTTAATCTTGAGCCCGTGCTTGACTATGCTCTTGGTCATTACGACCCATCCAAGGGCGTTCACTTTCTTGATTACTTTCAAACAGTGATTCTTAATAACTGCAAAATCTTATTTAGAAAGTACAGAGACGGTGAGGATAACTACATTGAAACCTTTGGCAGACTCTTTGATCGCCTGATGTTGCAAAAGTGGCTGTTTCAGAAAGATGAAAAAATGAAACTTACACCTACATGGGCTGAGGCTCATTACTTTGCCTTTGATGATAAAGCTTTGAGAAAAATAAGACGCCACTGCCGTGAGGGCTATGACTTTAGCGGTTATGACATTATTGCCAAAAAGTACATAGGCACCAAAGAGCTAATCATCATTATCAATGCATGGTTTATACATTTCTGCCTGTATCGCTTCAGGTATCACAACGATATGCATGACACATGGAGAGATCTCTTTAAATTTACAAAAAACGAGGATGTCTTTCTCAATGCCTCAGATAAGGAAATGCTTGATTACTTTGCAAGTATATGGGGCGTCTTTAACAAAGCATATACGCAGTTTAAGCTGCCTGCCGTGACTTTAGATGAAACCTTGGATGCTATTTTTAAGGAGGGTGAATAATGAATTTTGATAAAGCACAGGTGGCAGAGCTTTTAAACTACTTTGAACCAAGTGAGCGTGATGAGTGGGTGGACGTCTTCCGTGCGCTGGGGAATGCCTTCCCTGGTGACGGTGATGTCTTTAACAGATGCGTCTCATGGGCATCAAAGAGTGATAAGCATGATGCAGCTGCTGCTAAACATGAGAAGAGTTTGTTTTATAAAGATAATCAGGGAATAGGGATAGGCGTGCTTATTAAAAAGGCGCAGGAGAGAGGTTTCTCAATGCGCCAGGGACAAGTATTCTCAAACAAATCAAAAGTGGATGATGCTGCTGTAGAGCTTAAGTCATCAGAAGCGACAGAGATGACACTCTATGACAGCATCAAAAACTTAAGCTCTTTGATTATAGCAAATTTGATTATGTATTGCACAGCCGAGGACAGAAGTAAATTCATCTCACGCTATAAAAACAGCATTAAAAAAATTCCTGTGGAACATGTGGGCATATTCAAGGCCCTGTATGAACATACCAAGACTCACAGCATCTTTGTCCTCAAAGAGTTTAGGCAGACCCTGCACAAGTTTAATGTGTCTGATGAGCTGTTTAAGGCTGTAACAAGCGCATCCTCTCCTGTGACCTTTGACACGCTGTGCGAACAGATGGAGCAGATGATAGACAAGGCATCAAGATTGCAGATTATCAATATATCAAAGGCCAATATCAAAGCAGCACTTGAGGGCAGTGCCTCAGATATGAAAGATCTAACCAATCAGGCCATGATGTGCCTTGGCTCCAATACAGGACTTAAAGAGCTCAAAGAAAGAGATGAGGTTTTAAAAAGCTGTAACTCTGCCCTTAATGATATAAGCGATCCTGATGTCTTTAACCACCTGTATATATCAACAGGCTATCAGAGCATTGATAATCAAGTCTATGGTTACAGACGTGGCGAGGTCTCCATATTGGCAGCACATACAGGTGTGGGTAAGACCTACTTTGGCATTGAGTCTGCCCTGCGTGCCATTGACAACAATAAGCGCGTTTTATTTTTCACCGCCGAGATGAGTGTGGATTCAATCGCACAGCGCCTTTTTATGGTCAAGATGAAAGTGACCGAGAAGATGGTTAAGGAGCACGGCTTTCCACATAAAGCTTTTAATGAGTTTAATCAGGCCTACGATCTGAACAACAATTTAAAAATCATCGGTGGGCGCTCAATGTCTATCAATGATATCAAGAGCAGTGTAGACAGTGCCAAGTTTATAGGCGATGTAGATCTGATTGTCATTGACTATCTGCAAATTATTGAAAACGACAGATATAAAAGGGGCGAGCAGTGGGAGCAGATTTCCGATGTTATGCGTCAGCTTGTAGCCCTGGCGCAGGATAGTGATACTGCCATTCTTGTTCTGACTCAGCTGACCAAGCCACAGTTTGACAAGGGCAAAAAGAAAAAAGAGCCGACCCTTTATGACATTGCAGGATCCTCGGGTGTTGTGCGTGATGTCGCTCTTGCCCTTATTCTGTTTAAGGATGATGAAAAGTCAAACTTTAAAATGGTGGTGGCCAAGTCACGCTATGCATCAACATCAGTGCATTTTGAGCTTACAAGAACCACAGGCGGTGGTTTTCATGTGCTTGATGGCTCTTATTCAAATTCTAAAATCTTTGATCAAAGTGTTGCCACAGTTAAGCCTTCAATTAGTGCTGATAATGTACTTGATGAGTTCACTCCACGAGATGAGGGCTATGAAATAGCGCCAGGTGTTGAGCCTAAGAGTGCTGATGATATGGATCTTGAGGTGGCTTATATGGTGGGGGATGGTGAATTATGATCTCAATGGAAGAGGCTGGGGTCACTGCTGCATCTTTGCCTTTGGCATTAAAGAACGTGGCGCAGGGGCTCTATTCTCGGGGCTTTGATGTTATTGGCTCACGAGGCAAGCTTCCAAACCTGCACAAGTGGAAGGGTGTTGATAGGGCGCAGCTGCTTGAGTGGTGTATGTTGAATTTGGACAACGGCAAAGCCAACAGTCTGACCTTAAGGCTTGATAATACACAGCTGTGTGCCTTTGATTTAGACTTTCCGAGCTCTGACTTTACCGATGATTTTATAAGACGCATCAATCGTGCCGACCTTGTACCTCAGCTGTTCACGACCTCAGGCAAAAAGGGCTGTAAGATTTTCTTTAGGGCGCCTTTTGAGGTTAAGCAAGAGCTGCCTCTTCACCTTGGCCCCTCTGTTGTATGTGATGATGGCAGGAAGTTTGACCTTGAGATTAAAAAAGACTTGAGCGTTGTCTTTGGCGCCTATCCAGAGCATGAGAAGCTTTACAGTGAATATCCTGATACCACATTTATCGTCCAAGTCTCACCTTCTGATTTACCTGAGCTAGATGCAGATAAGATAACCCGCATCAAGGTAGCCTACTGCAATACGATACAGGAGCATGCGCTAAAGGGAGCGCTTGTATTCAACTATGGCTTTAATGACGCTGTGCAGAAGGTTAAGGCTGTAATCGCTTATGATGTGCTACACAACCATAACAGGATTTACTCTTTTCTCATTGATGTGGGCGATGAGATTATCCTGCGTGCCCTATGTGACTTCTATGATGGGCAAACAATCAGACGATTACCACAGACAGCGCAGGCACAGCCCTTGGTGCAAGCAGTTAAAGAGATGCAGCAGGTTAAAGACATGGAAGTCATGCAGCTGCACGCCCTGGCCTTTGAACAGATTTACGAACCGTACAAATTACACCTTATGGGCGTGCTGGCGTCCAAGGGAATTAATACAACTATGCAGAGCAGTGTTATAGAACTATATGAGCGATATTTTATAGAGCGTACCTGCGAGCGATATAAGGAGTACCTATGCTAATACTTCAGCTGACCATGCCACCGTCACTAAATCAGAAGCTTGGCAATATCAAGCATAAGACAGCATGGAATGATTGGAAGTACAGAGAGCGCAAAAGAATTTTAAAGCAGCTGCCTGAGGGGTTTGAGCCTTTTAGCTGTGATGTCTATCTTTACATTGATTTTTATTTTCCTGACAATGCCCGC
Encoded here:
- a CDS encoding gas vesicle protein GvpD; the encoded protein is MNFDKAQVAELLNYFEPSERDEWVDVFRALGNAFPGDGDVFNRCVSWASKSDKHDAAAAKHEKSLFYKDNQGIGIGVLIKKAQERGFSMRQGQVFSNKSKVDDAAVELKSSEATEMTLYDSIKNLSSLIIANLIMYCTAEDRSKFISRYKNSIKKIPVEHVGIFKALYEHTKTHSIFVLKEFRQTLHKFNVSDELFKAVTSASSPVTFDTLCEQMEQMIDKASRLQIINISKANIKAALEGSASDMKDLTNQAMMCLGSNTGLKELKERDEVLKSCNSALNDISDPDVFNHLYISTGYQSIDNQVYGYRRGEVSILAAHTGVGKTYFGIESALRAIDNNKRVLFFTAEMSVDSIAQRLFMVKMKVTEKMVKEHGFPHKAFNEFNQAYDLNNNLKIIGGRSMSINDIKSSVDSAKFIGDVDLIVIDYLQIIENDRYKRGEQWEQISDVMRQLVALAQDSDTAILVLTQLTKPQFDKGKKKKEPTLYDIAGSSGVVRDVALALILFKDDEKSNFKMVVAKSRYASTSVHFELTRTTGGGFHVLDGSYSNSKIFDQSVATVKPSISADNVLDEFTPRDEGYEIAPGVEPKSADDMDLEVAYMVGDGEL
- a CDS encoding bifunctional DNA primase/polymerase, coding for MISMEEAGVTAASLPLALKNVAQGLYSRGFDVIGSRGKLPNLHKWKGVDRAQLLEWCMLNLDNGKANSLTLRLDNTQLCAFDLDFPSSDFTDDFIRRINRADLVPQLFTTSGKKGCKIFFRAPFEVKQELPLHLGPSVVCDDGRKFDLEIKKDLSVVFGAYPEHEKLYSEYPDTTFIVQVSPSDLPELDADKITRIKVAYCNTIQEHALKGALVFNYGFNDAVQKVKAVIAYDVLHNHNRIYSFLIDVGDEIILRALCDFYDGQTIRRLPQTAQAQPLVQAVKEMQQVKDMEVMQLHALAFEQIYEPYKLHLMGVLASKGINTTMQSSVIELYERYFIERTCERYKEYLC
- a CDS encoding RusA family crossover junction endodeoxyribonuclease, which produces MLILQLTMPPSLNQKLGNIKHKTAWNDWKYRERKRILKQLPEGFEPFSCDVYLYIDFYFPDNARRDLDNYLKALQDTLTLAGVWNDDSQVCDLIVKRQGVLPPGSCTLAIWPKSESDPLADWIL